A window of Paenibacillus sp. 19GGS1-52 contains these coding sequences:
- a CDS encoding ethanolamine ammonia-lyase subunit EutB yields MKLTVTYLGESYRFHNLKELFAKANEEKSGDQLAEIAAENARERMAAKLVLAELTLAEIRNHPLLPPEEDEVTRVIEEGMDEEVYEKIRNWSVGELREQLLSLGEEEVRSIGRGLSSEMAAAVTKIMSNLDLIQAAAQCVVLSHCNTTLGQRGRLGSRAQPNHPTDDPQGVRASIYEALSYGMGDAVIGINPVIDTTDNIVRLFHETMDVIHKWNIPTQNSVLAHVTTQMRAIRKGAPADLIFQSLAGTERGNESFGVNLRLLEEADQLIREEGTAKGSNRWYFETGQGSELSSNAHHGIDQLTLESRCYGLAKRFKPFLVNTVVGFIGPEYLYDSKQVIRAGLEDHFMGKIQGLPMGVDVCYTNHMKADQNDMDNLAVLLATAGVNFLIGVPMADDCMLNYQSLSYHDIATLRELLRLKPGNEFNDWAEKLGILQNGRLTALAGDPTLFM; encoded by the coding sequence ATGAAACTTACGGTCACCTATCTTGGAGAGAGTTATCGCTTCCATAATCTAAAAGAGCTGTTCGCGAAGGCGAATGAAGAGAAGTCTGGAGATCAGCTCGCTGAAATTGCAGCGGAGAATGCCCGAGAGCGGATGGCAGCTAAACTTGTGCTTGCGGAGCTTACTTTGGCTGAGATTCGCAACCACCCGCTGCTGCCCCCGGAAGAGGACGAGGTAACCCGCGTGATTGAGGAAGGCATGGATGAAGAAGTATATGAAAAAATCCGCAATTGGAGCGTAGGAGAGCTCAGGGAGCAGCTCCTCTCCCTTGGAGAGGAGGAGGTGCGGTCGATCGGCAGGGGACTCAGCAGTGAGATGGCTGCGGCGGTAACGAAGATCATGTCCAATCTGGATTTGATCCAGGCTGCAGCGCAATGTGTTGTGCTCAGCCATTGCAATACAACTCTCGGACAGCGGGGAAGGTTAGGCAGCAGAGCGCAGCCTAATCATCCTACAGATGATCCCCAAGGTGTCAGAGCTTCCATCTACGAAGCACTCAGCTACGGGATGGGGGATGCGGTCATCGGCATAAATCCGGTTATCGACACTACTGACAATATCGTGCGTCTGTTTCATGAAACGATGGATGTCATCCACAAGTGGAATATTCCGACACAGAACAGCGTCTTGGCTCATGTAACGACTCAGATGAGAGCTATTCGCAAAGGGGCTCCAGCGGATCTGATCTTTCAGAGCCTAGCTGGAACAGAGCGTGGAAATGAGTCCTTTGGAGTAAACTTGCGTCTGCTGGAGGAAGCAGATCAGCTGATTCGGGAAGAAGGGACTGCAAAAGGGAGCAACCGTTGGTATTTTGAAACAGGGCAAGGCTCTGAGTTATCCTCAAATGCACATCATGGGATTGATCAGCTCACCCTGGAATCCCGTTGCTATGGACTTGCCAAACGCTTCAAGCCGTTTCTGGTGAATACGGTAGTAGGATTTATAGGGCCTGAATACCTGTATGACAGCAAGCAGGTGATTCGTGCCGGGCTGGAGGATCATTTCATGGGGAAGATCCAGGGGCTGCCGATGGGAGTGGACGTCTGTTATACAAACCACATGAAAGCCGACCAGAATGATATGGATAATTTAGCTGTGCTGCTGGCTACGGCAGGAGTGAATTTCTTAATAGGCGTCCCTATGGCTGACGATTGCATGCTGAATTATCAATCGCTCAGCTATCACGACATTGCTACCTTGCGAGAATTACTGCGCTTGAAACCCGGGAATGAGTTTAACGATTGGGCAGAAAAGCTGGGAATATTACAAAATGGGCGACTGACGGCCCTTGCGGGTGATCCTACCCTATTTATGTGA
- the eutC gene encoding ethanolamine ammonia-lyase subunit EutC, with translation MTLQHTEELEQLKRSTPARIGTGRAGSRPTTSELLKLRCDHAAAVDTVYGRVSQTLLDELGLFSVESSADDKEVYLRRPDLGRVLPEGSIQSIRLQCIHEPEVQVVISDGLSASAIEHNLRDVYPALLDSLQVHSLTCGTPFFVQNGRVGCMNAIGDILQPEVIVLFIGERPGLITSHSMSAYLCYKPRSGMTDSNRIVVSNIHQGGTPPVEAGAHLGTLIARMLEQKISGVELLL, from the coding sequence ATGACTTTGCAGCATACGGAGGAATTGGAACAACTCAAGCGTTCAACACCAGCTAGAATCGGGACCGGTAGAGCCGGAAGCCGTCCTACAACGAGCGAGCTGCTTAAGCTTCGCTGCGATCATGCGGCGGCTGTCGATACGGTTTACGGCAGGGTCAGTCAGACATTGCTGGATGAGCTGGGGTTATTTTCAGTAGAGTCGAGTGCGGATGACAAGGAGGTGTACCTGAGGCGTCCGGATTTGGGGAGGGTGCTGCCGGAGGGCAGTATTCAGAGTATTCGCCTGCAATGTATCCATGAGCCTGAGGTGCAGGTTGTCATCTCGGATGGATTAAGCGCCAGTGCCATTGAGCACAATCTCCGGGATGTTTATCCAGCGTTATTAGACTCGTTGCAGGTACACAGTTTAACGTGTGGAACTCCGTTTTTTGTCCAGAATGGCAGGGTAGGCTGTATGAATGCTATTGGCGATATTCTTCAACCGGAGGTCATTGTATTGTTTATCGGAGAGCGCCCGGGACTGATAACTTCCCATTCTATGAGCGCCTATCTCTGTTACAAGCCTCGTTCGGGAATGACCGATTCCAACCGTATTGTTGTTTCAAATATCCATCAAGGCGGGACTCCTCCTGTTGAGGCAGGTGCTCATTTGGGTACCTTGATTGCCAGAATGCTGGAGCAAAAGATTAGCGGTGTTGAACTTCTGCTCTGA
- a CDS encoding ethanolamine ammonia-lyase reactivating factor EutA produces MDSAKWITSVGIDLGTSTTKCVFSRLKIERRNGPSMLPQFHITDRILSYESPMHPTPFRNETEIDISTLEIIISGEYRNAELRTSDVDTGAVIITGETAVKQNADSIVHGLAKQAGAFVVAEAGGDLEAILAGKGSGAEARSIVTQGMVVNIDIGGGTANAAFFEQGSCKRTLNFHIGGRLIMLDSAGTITKIYPAVQDWLVNEGFHLNMGGVTSMDELREITQCWSEMLFRTLMSPLDAGNCPLIYGEREGALTYSEKIAEVWISGGVGRLMEQASPRTMEEAAVYGDIGPLLAEALKKTGSTYPFRLQVPPGAQRATVIGAGVHSTVLSGSTVFVDPYLLPLRNIPVVKLKWPEGAISGLAEIQPAVEEAFAEGIRKFGKLGVPPFAIVLPALPYYSYPVIREIAAAIVAVSTASIQRENPEMLLVIICENDAAKALGNCIHVLSTGKLRCICLDQISVEHGDYIDIGKPVAEECIPVAIKTLAFSALRELRDNEREQC; encoded by the coding sequence ATAGATTCTGCCAAGTGGATTACCAGTGTAGGTATTGATCTGGGCACCAGCACGACTAAATGTGTATTCAGCAGGCTTAAGATCGAGCGGCGGAATGGTCCGTCCATGCTTCCGCAGTTTCATATTACCGACAGGATACTGAGTTATGAAAGTCCAATGCACCCGACCCCTTTTAGGAATGAAACGGAGATTGATATTTCCACTCTTGAAATCATTATTTCTGGTGAGTATCGAAATGCTGAGCTTCGCACTTCTGATGTAGATACGGGAGCTGTCATTATTACCGGTGAGACGGCGGTGAAGCAAAATGCGGACTCCATAGTCCATGGATTGGCCAAACAAGCAGGAGCCTTTGTAGTCGCTGAGGCAGGCGGGGATTTGGAGGCTATTCTGGCCGGGAAAGGTTCGGGAGCAGAAGCTAGGTCCATCGTGACACAGGGAATGGTAGTCAATATAGATATCGGGGGAGGTACAGCGAATGCGGCCTTTTTCGAGCAAGGCAGCTGCAAGCGAACACTCAATTTTCATATTGGCGGTCGACTTATCATGCTGGACAGTGCCGGGACTATAACTAAAATATATCCCGCTGTGCAGGATTGGCTGGTCAACGAAGGCTTCCACTTGAATATGGGGGGAGTTACATCGATGGATGAACTGCGGGAAATCACCCAATGCTGGAGTGAAATGTTGTTTAGAACGCTGATGAGTCCGCTTGATGCTGGGAACTGTCCTTTGATTTATGGTGAGCGTGAAGGAGCTTTAACTTACTCCGAAAAAATTGCAGAGGTGTGGATCTCGGGAGGTGTGGGGCGATTGATGGAACAGGCTTCGCCTCGCACAATGGAGGAAGCTGCAGTATATGGAGATATTGGCCCGCTGCTAGCTGAGGCCTTAAAGAAAACGGGAAGCACCTATCCATTTCGGTTGCAGGTCCCTCCCGGTGCTCAAAGGGCAACTGTTATCGGAGCGGGCGTGCACTCTACGGTGTTAAGCGGATCAACCGTGTTTGTGGACCCTTATTTGCTGCCGCTGCGAAATATTCCAGTTGTGAAACTGAAATGGCCAGAGGGAGCCATATCGGGACTGGCTGAAATTCAGCCAGCGGTTGAAGAAGCTTTTGCTGAGGGGATAAGGAAATTTGGCAAGCTCGGTGTACCACCTTTTGCTATCGTGCTTCCGGCTCTTCCTTATTATTCTTATCCTGTCATCCGCGAAATTGCAGCAGCGATTGTAGCCGTGAGCACTGCCTCTATTCAGCGGGAGAATCCTGAAATGCTCCTGGTGATTATCTGTGAGAATGATGCAGCTAAGGCGCTCGGGAATTGTATTCATGTATTGAGCACTGGAAAGCTGCGCTGTATTTGCCTGGATCAGATTAGTGTGGAGCATGGTGATTATATCGACATAGGGAAGCCCGTAGCAGAGGAATGTATTCCAGTTGCTATCAAGACGTTGGCCTTCTCTGCCTTGAGAGAACTTCGCGATAATGAAAGGGAACAATGCTGA